From the genome of Candidatus Nitrospira nitrificans:
TGGGGCGCGGAAATGAACACAGGATGAGCCACAGATGACCCATCCTGTCCAATCAGAAGCCTCTGTTTATGCGGTTTTCGGAGGTTCTTGAGGGTCTAAATCTGTTTTCAAGACCGGCACGTTCGGCCGCTCCGTCACCCCTCCAAACCTAGCTTGCTCGACTCGGAGCCAATCTGATTGTTCTTTGCAACGGGATATGACGCCACTCCTATTTATGAATCGCGCGTCGTGTGGGCCGACGACTCATTCCCATTATCGTCTTATCGTATCGTCGTCGGATAAACACATCACGTATCCTCAAGGTCGCTCGATTCGGAGCATACTGTTCCTTCAAACTGTTACGAGATTGCGCAGTATACGGGGTTCCGTTGGGCTTGGTAAACACCTGCTTTCTTTTTTTCGGAAGGGGTTGTGACGACTTACACAGTCTAGCCACCGGTGAACTCTGCTCTCGCCTCCGACTCAGAAGTCAGATAAGTTGCAGGAAACGCCTACGCCTATCCTTGAACCGCCCACCGGAGGAGTATCTATGAAATGCCCACAATGTTTCACGGAACATGATGTCTCGGCCACGAAGTGCTCCGTGTGTGAGCAGGCATTGAGTGCACAGCGAGTAAAATCGGTGAGATACACGAGCTTCTACTCGGAGTATTTTGCCTTTCGGGAATTAGTGACTCCCCAGTTGATTAAAGTGGTTTATCTTGTCGGAGCCTGCTTCATAACCGCTGCCGGGCTGTTGTCGATCGTGTCCCCCGATGCTCTGGCTGAGTATGCGGCCGGTCCGATTGCGACTCGCCTGGGCGGAATCGTAGTCCTCCTGATAGGTAATCTGATGTGGCGCATGATGTGTGAAGGGGCCATCCTGCTCTTTAGCCTTCATGAGCTGCTGGTGAGTATTGATACCCGGATAGGGGTTCTGGTGCGGCAGAGTAAACGCACTGAACCGTGAGCCGGTTCGTCCGTACGCTTGACGTATACTTCCCAACTCTTTTGGAACGCCGCATACTGGGGGTGCGTCGGATCAGCCTTGGCGAGGAGGGGCATTGAAGGCCAGAAGTCGATCGTATGTGCTCGTGAACAATCGGAGTGAAGGAAATGCATCGAAGACGATTCAGGGGTTGGTCGAGATGCTGTGAGGAGAGTTACCTGCAATGAATAACGACACGACCAGAAAATGGAAACATTCGGTCCCGGCACTCTTGGCACGATTAGAGGAGGCTTTGCTCTGGGTCGGACTAGAACATGGACGCGCGGCAACCTATAAGAAACTCTTGATTGAGTACTACGACGGCCGACACTCAAACGCACATTTCCTTGCTCATTTCCAGGCAATGGAAATCTTAGGTGTCTACGACGGTTGGGTGAAGGAAGCAGAATTCTTTCCAGGTTTGAAAGAGAGGATTTCGTTTGTCCTTAAAAAGGGAACTATCCTCCCTGAAGGCGAAAGTTTTAATTCAAACCGACCTCGGAATGATGGCTTTGTCTACATGCTGGCTGGGAAGCTGTTTCACGGTCCAAAAGTACCGATTCTTTCTGTCGATGGATTTAGAAACACGAGACTTATCGCTAGTCATCCAGGCGAATCTTTCACGAGTGATATTGTGTTTTTACATAATGAGGATGCGATTCGGATTGAATGTAAACGTCCGATGAGCAATACCACGCTAAGCGATAATGTGGACAGTGCATTTACTCAAATCAAAAATGCGAATTCGTTAGGAATCATCGCCGTTGACGTGTCGAAGCTGATTGAGCAACCGGGTCAAATCCTGGAGGCATCTACCTTAGACGATGGTTCTTGCTCTCTAACGAATGAGATTGAAGAAATTATCACGCCGCTCGCATTCCAATTTCCACAGCCGTCACTCATTGGCATGTTCGGCTATGCTTGCCTACCGTTGGTTTCGACCGCTCAAAGTATGATTCTTAATAGTCACGGAAAGCCGTTTGAATTTGAGAATTTTCGAACCATCGCTGCCTGCTGGGTTGCGATACGAAATAAAAATTCTCCGAAAGGACAACTCATTTACGAATTACAACGTGACTTTGAACGATCAACACATGATGTTCCGGCTAGCGCAATCTCGATAAGGTAAACGGTGCTCTTTAAGCGAGGGGAGGACAAGGAAATAAACGGGAGAATAGATCGCGGTAACCTACGGTAATAGACGGTAAACGGCGGTAGAGGACGGTACTACAGTGGGCAACGTTCTTGGCAGTGCTCATGCTGGGGTTTCGCGGTTTTTCGCGGGGTTCACAGTTTTCGGCCGTGCAATTGAGACCACCCTAAGACAGGGGCCCCAAGTGGACCGGGGAGTGGTGTGCTCATGAAGGCCGTCTAGCAGGATGCGGAAAAAGTCCGCCAACGGCGTTCTCGCATCTCTCGAGGCCTCAACGTACCAACCGCGTACGCCTCGGCCTTTCGCTCGTTGCGGCCTTGCTGGACGGACTTTTGCGCATCCTGCGTGGCTGTTCAGCATCGTCCTAAACCGCGATGTCTGTGATGACTACAGAAGTCGCAATGCGTTTTTTTCTGCGTCGTCTCATTCACACGTACATTGGGCGTCTATCGCCAAGAGTGATCCAGCCGCGAATGATGCGATACACGAACCACAATCCGACCAGACCGATCGGGAGCCACATGAAGAGGAGGCCGATCCCCAAGGTTGCGATGATGAAGGCCCCGCAGAGGGAAATCCAGAGCAGCCCAAACCAAAAGGTTCGAATCTGCCAGCGAAAGTGCGATTCAAGCCAGGTGCCGCGAGCCTCGCTCCGCTTGATGTAGTTCAGAATGACCGCGATGATCGACGGCCAGCCGGTGAGGAAAGCGCCGACCACCGTGGCGGTGCCGATGATGCCGGTCAGCAAGCTGAATGCATGTAGGGCGTACACGACCTTAGTCCACGTGACAAGTGAATCCATGAGTTCGCTCCATTCTCATTTTCCGTGGGCATGTTGCACAGATCAGGACTGTACATTCAGCATATTCGCCATCTCCAGTTTAACGCAAGACCACCAGTGACCGATCAGGTATGATGCCGCTCATGCCGGGTGCAGCGAACTTGTTGAAGGCAGACGGAGGTGAAGGTCGTTTTTGAAGCGGTGCGGCAAAGCCAATGGGACCTAACTCAATGACGGAGCAGGATCTGCCCGTCGTGCCGGGAGCTACAGGTGTAAGCGCTTCGTAACCTGCTCGCGTGGAGTCTTGCCGCGGGTTAGGTTGACACGTGGATCTCAGTGAAAGAAACTGCCTCCGCGTTTAACCTGGATTGCAGTCAAGCGAGGCATGGTCGCTTCGGCGATCTGTACTCTCGTTGGATCGAATCCATAGGGCATAATTGTCATCGTCGACATAAGCCGTAATGCGGTTTCCTTTCTCGATGACAGGCTTCACTGTCCTCTGGTCGGAAAGCAGGCTCACTTCTTTTCCCGTTTCGTCCTTGACGAAATAATAATCGCCGTCGGTACTTATCAGCTCGCCGGAAATGATATGGGTATCCCTCTCATCTTGTTCGGCGCGCATCGCATTCAGCCCAGGCGGTATTTCACAGGGGCTTCTTTTCATCTCCGTTAACGCACAGGCGACGTCACTCATCTGAAGCGGGATGAATAGTCCAAGCAACAATACGATCATGTCTGACGACACTCGACCAACTTTTGAAGTCATCATAAATCGCCTCCCGGTTAGCATGACTTGGATGAGGTCCCTTCAATGTGACTTCTGATGGTTCAACGGAGTGCTTCAACTCATATCTCACGGTGTCCTTTGTAGCTAGGTTGCCTAACAAATAAAATCTACATGCTCTTGCCGAGAGCGTCATACGAGTAAGTTGCCTAGGGTCATTGGCTTTTAAGTGGATGACGCTTCAGCGCCAAGAAGTAAAGGGGATGGCACTCAACTCCATGCGGGAAGGGGAACCGGTTCGGGGGAGGATAGTCAGGATGCGGCGGTTGAATGGCGCGGATGTTCGGAACGCAGATTCGACTCTCTTATGTTTGTCCGCATGTCTTCACCACGTTCTCTCCGCACAGAATGCAGTTGTAATTTCCAGTCCGATAGCCGCCCTCGCTCCATTCCAATTCAAGGTTCAAATGTTCGCACTTGGGAGGATTCGGCTGCTGTTTCCACTTGACTCGCAATTCAGCAGCTTGCGTCGTAGTCATAATGCACCTCGCATCGTACGCTCATCGCTTTTGACGTAAAGAGCATGAGAGACATAACATTGACATTGTAGGCTACCTGTTTATGTAGCATTTCTCCACATGTCTGGACACTAGTGTAACCACTAGAAATCTCAAAATTTCCGGTATGTGACAAATGTCAGGCAGGGCTGTTTGCAGAATGGGCATTTCGAGATTTCCTCGACGCCATTGATGGGGCATCAACGAGGAACCTATCGAGGAGGGTTTGATGTTAACGCGCACAAGGAAAAATAGACCGGAGTCAGCCCATGACACGAATGGCCGACTGAAGACCCGAAACAAAGACTCCTGACATTTTAATTGTGCTCTGCATGCTTTCCGTAAGGTCGTGAACCCCAGGCTGGTAAATTGGCAGCTCTGATCGGTGGTGAAGATCACTGTCTCGTAATTCTTTCGATCCCTCCCATGTATGGCCGCAGCACCGGAGGGATTTCGACCGAGCCGTCAGGCTGCTGAAAATTTTCCAAGATGGCCACCACGGTTCGTCCGACGGCCAGTCCGGACCCATTGAGCGTATGGACAAAGTCGGCTTTCGCCTCTTTCTTTCCTCCGGTCAGCCGATACTTGATGCTCGCTCGTCTGGCCTGAAACGATTCGAAATTGCTGCAGGACGAAATCTCGCGGTATTGCTGCTGAGACGGCAGCCACACCTCAAGATCGTAGGTCTTGGCGGCGGAAAACCCCATATCTCCCGTGCAGAGTGCGATGACGCGATAGGGGAGGCGCAAGCCCTGCAAGATCGACTCCGCGTGGCTGGTCAGCCGTTCAAGCTCTTCGTAGGAACGATCCGGAGTCGTAAATGCCACGAGTTCAACTTTGTTGAATTGGTGAAGCCGAATCAGACCTCGCGTGTCTTTTCCATAGGACCCTGCCTCTCGTCTGAAGCAAGGAGTGTAAGACGTATAGCGGAGCGGCAAGCGGTCTCCACCCAGGATTTCCTCACGATGCAGGTTCGTCACCGGTACTTCCGCAGTCGGAATCAGGAAGTAGTCTTCATCCTTCATGCGGAAGAGATCTTCCTCGAACTTCGGAAGCTGACCGGTTCCAGTCATCGACGCGCGATTCGCCATGAGGGGAGGCAGCACCTCTCGATATCCGTGTTGAGTGGTGTGGAGATCAAGCATGTAGTTGATCAGCGCTCGTTCCAGCCTGGCACCGGCCCCGGTCATGACGGAAAACCTGGCTCCGGCAATCTTCGCGGCTCGATCGAAATCCAAGATGCCGAGATGCTCTCCGACTTCCCAATGAGGTTTGGGAGGGCTGGAAAAAGACGGCACGGCGCCCCATCGACGGACTTCGACGTTTTTCGAGGCATCAGCCCCCACTGGGACCGAGGCATGGGGAAGATTGGGGATGCGAAGCGCAACGTCGGTGAGCGCGTCCTCCACTTTTCGGAGATCGCCCTCGGCGTCCTTGATGCGATCCCCCAACTGCTTCATCGCGGCCATGGCCGTTTCAGCCGGTTCTTTGGCTCGACGCAGCCGAGCGACTTCTTCAGAACCCTTATTGAGGTCTTGTCGCAGCTGTTCAACCTGCATGGTGTGTGTGCGTCGTTCATCGCTCAATTTGCGAAGATCATCCCACGGAACGTCGTTCCCGCGTCGTCCAAGCGTCTCGCGGATATGATCAAGATTTTCGCGGAGAGCCTTCAGGTCGTACACAGCGTGCTCCTTAAAAGCGGTTGGAATCTAGCACCTGATTTCTGGAGAGTCAATGAAGCAGCCGATCCAGAGGCCGTGAACCGACGACTCAGGTGTGGGAATTGACATCGATCGGGTATGAAGGACAGGATGTGTGGGATGCGTCAAATCGAAAATCCTCCTAATCCATTCGAGTCCAGACATCGGGAACTTCTGGAACCGCCGGCGTCGCCGAAGTTGACGGTGTATGCAGACGAGACGCGAGAGATCCTGAGCCGCAACGATAGCCCGGATTTACCGTTTCGATGGAGTGTCAATCCCTATCGAGGCTGCTTTCATGCTTGCGCCTATTGTTATGCGCGTCCATCCCATGAGTATTGGGGATTCGGCGCGGGAACCGATTTCGAGAGCAAGATCGTGGTAAAGGCGGATGCGCCGCGCCTGCTTCAGCGCGCCTTTGAGAAGCCTTCGTGGCATGGAGAGCTGATCGTCTTTTCAGGAAATACCGACTGCTACCAACCGATTGAGGCAGAGTACGGGTTGACCCGAGCCTGTTTGCACGTCTGTGCGGACTATCGCAATCCCGTGGGAATTATTACGAAAGGCGCATTGGTTTTGCGCGATCTTGATGTGCTCGTGCAGTTACACCATGAGGCCTGTGCCCTGGTCTATTTCAGTATTCCCTTTGCGTCGGACGAGATGGCCAGGACAGTAGAGCCCCAGGCTCCGTCGACTACGAAACGGTTCTCCGCCATGAAGGCGCTTTCCGACGCTGGAATTCCAACAGGTATTTCAATCGCGCCGATCATTCCTGGTCTGAATGAAGCGGATATTCCTGAACTGTTGGATCGCGCGTACGGTGCCGGCGCCCGCACGGCGACCTCTAGCCTGTTGAGACTGTCCGGCAGCCTGGAGACGGTGTTTTTGGAGCGGATGGAAGAGGCCTTTCCGGAGCGGATCGGAAAGATTACCAATCGACTCCGTGAAATCAGGGGCGGGGCGTTGACGGAGCGCCGATTTTTCAAGCGGCAGGCCGGACAAGGCCCCTATTGGGAGGTGATCGAACAGCTGTTCGATCTGGCCAGACGACGGGCAGGATTTACTGAGAATGCTACGATCGCGGCTCCACGGACGTTTCGTCGTCCGGGCGTGGAACAGGGATCGCTCTTTTGAAGAGAGGAGGAGGCGTGAAGCATAATCCAGGGTTCTTGCAACTTGTCGAACAGGCCAAACGACGTGTCAAGGAGTGTAGCGTGGCCGAGGTGAAGGCTCGTCTCGACCGGGGCGAACGGTTCCATTTCATCGACATTCGAGAAGATCATGAATTCGCCAAGGACCATGCTCGAGGCGCTCGACATCTTGGGAAGGGGATCATCGAGCGGGATATCGAGTCGGTGGTTCCTGATAAGCAGGACTCAGTGGTGCTCTATTGCGGCGGAGGGTATCGATCGGCGCTGGCGGCCGATGCGTTGCAACGGATGGGGTATGGAAACGTGATCTCGATGGATGGAGGGATTCGTGCGTGGCGCGAGGCCGGTTATCCGCTGGAGTAAGGCTGTTGCAAAAGCCATCCAGCGTCGTTCTCCGCCTTGCCGAAGCGGCTTCGCGAGGCAGGTCGCATCGCTCAAGACCTCAACGCACCAACCTCCTACGCCTCAGTCTCTCGCTCGCTGCGGCCTTGCCCGGTGAAAGGCGCGTCTCGGCCCTCGGCTTCGCCGCGTCGGGCGTCGACGCAGGCGCGAGGCAAGCGCGCAGGGGTTAGGTGGGTGAGACAGTGAGCTTTTTCACCATCCTCTAGTCCTACTTGTTCGTCCGATCGAACTCCTTAATCACCTGCTCGGTGAGATCGATCGTATCCTTATTGTAAATCACGATCTTGACGGTCTGTTCGCTCCCTTTATCGACGACGATCGACACGCCTCCTTTTTCAGCGACCGTTTGTGTCGCGGCGGAGATTTTCTTCATGTACTCGTCGACCAACTCCTTCTGTTTTTTCTGGAGTTCCATGTTGAATTCTTGCGCGCGCTTCTGGAAGTCCTGAACCTTCGTCCGGAATTGCCCCTCTTTTTCCTTCTTTTCCGTGTCGGTCCACTTCGGTGCCTGCTCCTTCAATTGCTTCTCGGTATTGCGAAGGTCTTCCTCATCCTTGGCCAGGAGCTTTTGCCTGGTTCCTACGTATTCCTTCAGCGTTTCAAGCGCCCGCTTCCCCGCCTTGGATTTTTCCAAGACCGACTGCGGGTCCACCACCCCCATCTTGAATTCCGCGGCGTGAGCGGGAGACGCGACGAGCGACAAAAGGGGAGAAAGGCACATCGCTAGAAACAGGGATCGCAGAGCAGAAATATGCATCTTGGTTCTTATGCCTCCTGGCCTAGTTGGGAAACCACGCGAGAATAACCGCGCATCGCGGGTCTGTCAAGCGATGGCATCGTTACCATGAATCAAAACTGATTGATTCTCCTGCGATCCAGATCTCGACGCCATAGCGCCACTTGAGGCGTCGAGCAACCGCCCGCAAGGCATATTCATCCGCATGGACCGGATCGAACGGATTCTTGATCTTCTGAATCTTTTCTTTTCTGAACGGCGGTGGATAACCGAGATCTTTCATAGCAAGGGCCACGATATTCAACTGAAAAATGCGCGGCGTTTGGTTCAGTTGCGCCAGGATGTCGTCGGTCGATCCGTCCGACGTCGTGTGGGTTTTGTAGAGTTCAAGAACTCGGCGTTTGAGCTGAGAACGCTGCGATTCTGTGAGCTCAGGGAGGGCCAACTCTATCAAGAGCGCATTGGTGGCGCCGTTGAACGATGGCATGTTGAGAAGTCTGCTTAGAAGTCCCATCGGAATCCTCGCTGCATTCGTGAAACCCTGTACGACAGTCGTTCCTTCCGGCCACGCGGCTAGGTCTCGGGAGAGTGTACTGAAAATGGGCGGTGTTTTTCTAGGGCAAACGCCTGTCGCTCGCGGTGGCCATGTTGATGGCCTGTACGCGCGTGCCTCGTGAACCGCTTTGGAAAATGACCTTGACGAAATTAGGGGGGGCGGCTGAGAATGCGCCGCTGTTGTTCCGTTATTTGATGGAACTTAGAAGCTGAGACGCACGATACCGGGCAACATCTTCCACAGTTCGACCGCGGAAGCGAGCGGCCTACTCTTATCAACCAAGGAGTTCATTGTGAAGCAGCGTTACGCGAGAAAGATCATGGGCACATTCGTCTGTGCGCTCGCCGTGTCCATGGGATTACCGGCATTTGCCCACGAAGATCGGGCACCGACAGGCTCTTGGGAAGGGGTTGCTCGTTCCGCGACCATTCCGCTGC
Proteins encoded in this window:
- a CDS encoding DUF4282 domain-containing protein is translated as MRYTSFYSEYFAFRELVTPQLIKVVYLVGACFITAAGLLSIVSPDALAEYAAGPIATRLGGIVVLLIGNLMWRMMCEGAILLFSLHELLVSIDTRIGVLVRQSKRTEP
- the serS gene encoding serine--tRNA ligase; this translates as MYDLKALRENLDHIRETLGRRGNDVPWDDLRKLSDERRTHTMQVEQLRQDLNKGSEEVARLRRAKEPAETAMAAMKQLGDRIKDAEGDLRKVEDALTDVALRIPNLPHASVPVGADASKNVEVRRWGAVPSFSSPPKPHWEVGEHLGILDFDRAAKIAGARFSVMTGAGARLERALINYMLDLHTTQHGYREVLPPLMANRASMTGTGQLPKFEEDLFRMKDEDYFLIPTAEVPVTNLHREEILGGDRLPLRYTSYTPCFRREAGSYGKDTRGLIRLHQFNKVELVAFTTPDRSYEELERLTSHAESILQGLRLPYRVIALCTGDMGFSAAKTYDLEVWLPSQQQYREISSCSNFESFQARRASIKYRLTGGKKEAKADFVHTLNGSGLAVGRTVVAILENFQQPDGSVEIPPVLRPYMGGIERITRQ
- a CDS encoding DUF4870 family protein, whose protein sequence is MDSLVTWTKVVYALHAFSLLTGIIGTATVVGAFLTGWPSIIAVILNYIKRSEARGTWLESHFRWQIRTFWFGLLWISLCGAFIIATLGIGLLFMWLPIGLVGLWFVYRIIRGWITLGDRRPMYV
- a CDS encoding OmpH family outer membrane protein → MHISALRSLFLAMCLSPLLSLVASPAHAAEFKMGVVDPQSVLEKSKAGKRALETLKEYVGTRQKLLAKDEEDLRNTEKQLKEQAPKWTDTEKKEKEGQFRTKVQDFQKRAQEFNMELQKKQKELVDEYMKKISAATQTVAEKGGVSIVVDKGSEQTVKIVIYNKDTIDLTEQVIKEFDRTNK
- a CDS encoding PA0069 family radical SAM protein gives rise to the protein MRQIENPPNPFESRHRELLEPPASPKLTVYADETREILSRNDSPDLPFRWSVNPYRGCFHACAYCYARPSHEYWGFGAGTDFESKIVVKADAPRLLQRAFEKPSWHGELIVFSGNTDCYQPIEAEYGLTRACLHVCADYRNPVGIITKGALVLRDLDVLVQLHHEACALVYFSIPFASDEMARTVEPQAPSTTKRFSAMKALSDAGIPTGISIAPIIPGLNEADIPELLDRAYGAGARTATSSLLRLSGSLETVFLERMEEAFPERIGKITNRLREIRGGALTERRFFKRQAGQGPYWEVIEQLFDLARRRAGFTENATIAAPRTFRRPGVEQGSLF
- a CDS encoding rhodanese-like domain-containing protein produces the protein MKHNPGFLQLVEQAKRRVKECSVAEVKARLDRGERFHFIDIREDHEFAKDHARGARHLGKGIIERDIESVVPDKQDSVVLYCGGGYRSALAADALQRMGYGNVISMDGGIRAWREAGYPLE